A section of the Streptomyces sp. NBC_00178 genome encodes:
- a CDS encoding LysR family transcriptional regulator, translated as MLDLSRLRALHAVSVHGSVAGAAAALGYTASAVSQQITKLERETRTTLLERRGRGVALTDDALHLADTAQRLLAIVEQAETTLEERRGRPTGRLSIGAFASAARGLLPGVLADLAVEHPALDARLTEVDPHLSVDLVAKGVIDLAVAHDWDIAPLPAPEGVSQAVLGDDRCDLLVPEGHALAGRGPVRREELARERWVCQPPGTVCHDWLVRTLRAAGCEPDIRHQAEENHTQLALVATGLGVAMIPRLGRGPLPSGVVAVRLDPVPVRRLYALWRTETARRPAVVAAVSALRGHGAGAGLS; from the coding sequence GTGCTCGATCTGTCCCGGCTGCGCGCCCTGCACGCCGTCTCCGTCCACGGCTCCGTCGCGGGTGCCGCGGCCGCGCTGGGCTACACGGCCTCGGCGGTGTCGCAGCAGATCACCAAGCTGGAGCGGGAGACCCGCACGACGCTCCTCGAACGGCGCGGGCGCGGTGTCGCCCTCACCGACGACGCACTGCATCTCGCGGACACCGCGCAGCGGTTGCTGGCGATCGTGGAGCAGGCCGAGACGACGCTGGAGGAGCGCAGGGGCCGGCCCACCGGGCGGCTGTCGATCGGCGCGTTCGCCTCGGCGGCGCGCGGGCTGCTGCCCGGGGTGCTGGCGGATCTGGCCGTGGAGCATCCGGCGCTGGACGCCCGGCTGACGGAGGTCGACCCCCACCTGTCGGTCGACCTGGTGGCGAAGGGCGTGATCGACCTGGCGGTCGCGCACGACTGGGACATCGCACCGCTGCCGGCCCCGGAGGGCGTCTCGCAGGCGGTGCTCGGTGACGACCGGTGCGATCTGCTGGTGCCCGAGGGGCATGCTCTCGCCGGGCGGGGTCCGGTGCGGCGGGAGGAGCTGGCCCGGGAGCGCTGGGTGTGCCAGCCGCCGGGCACGGTGTGCCACGACTGGCTCGTCCGCACGTTGCGCGCGGCGGGCTGCGAGCCGGACATCCGGCATCAGGCGGAGGAGAACCACACGCAGCTCGCCCTGGTCGCCACCGGTCTCGGCGTCGCCATGATCCCCAGGCTGGGCCGGGGCCCGCTGCCGTCGGGCGTGGTGGCCGTACGCCTGGACCCCGTGCCGGTGCGACGGCTGTACGCGCTGTGGCGCACGGAGACGGCGCGGCGCCCCGCGGTCGTCGCCGCGGTGTCCGCGCTGCGGGGGCACGGGGCGGGCGCCGGGCTGTCCTGA
- a CDS encoding sugar phosphate isomerase/epimerase family protein, whose amino-acid sequence MKLAFSTLGVPGMPVAEVVRLASGHGYQGVELRAHPEEPVHPGLGPAERAAVADEFKRGGVEILTVAGYAKAAAAGDDEPVLAELAGLVELAHDLGAPYVRVFPGGGDQDPAEADAVAARRLGAAAPHAADLGVRILLETHDSHRAGADVARVVGTVGHGRIGALWDVMHTWLAGEEPAASHAVLAPHLGYVQIKDIASAEDTAPLALGAGVLPLKACLDTLDADSWVCWEYEKRWYPGAAGLPELLTAGREHVLRLGSPKQ is encoded by the coding sequence GTGAAGCTCGCTTTCTCGACCCTCGGAGTACCGGGCATGCCCGTCGCGGAGGTGGTGCGCCTCGCGTCCGGGCACGGCTACCAGGGGGTCGAGCTGCGCGCCCACCCGGAGGAGCCGGTGCACCCCGGTCTGGGGCCGGCCGAACGGGCCGCGGTGGCGGACGAGTTCAAGCGCGGCGGTGTCGAGATCCTGACGGTGGCCGGGTATGCGAAGGCCGCCGCCGCGGGTGACGACGAACCGGTGCTCGCGGAGCTCGCCGGACTGGTGGAGCTGGCCCACGACCTCGGGGCGCCGTACGTCCGGGTGTTCCCCGGAGGCGGCGACCAGGATCCCGCGGAGGCCGACGCCGTCGCCGCGCGCCGGCTGGGCGCCGCCGCCCCGCACGCCGCGGACCTGGGCGTTCGCATCCTGCTGGAGACCCACGACTCGCACCGCGCCGGGGCCGACGTGGCCCGCGTGGTGGGCACCGTCGGGCACGGGCGGATCGGCGCGCTATGGGACGTCATGCACACCTGGCTGGCCGGCGAGGAGCCTGCCGCGAGCCATGCCGTCCTCGCACCGCACCTGGGGTACGTCCAGATCAAGGACATCGCGTCCGCCGAGGACACCGCGCCGCTCGCGCTCGGCGCCGGCGTGCTGCCCCTGAAGGCCTGCCTGGACACGCTGGACGCGGACAGCTGGGTCTGCTGGGAGTACGAGAAGCGCTGGTATCCCGGAGCCGCCGGTCTGCCGGAGCTGCTGACCGCGGGACGGGAGCACGTCCTGCGGCTCGGCTCGCCGAAGCAGTAG
- a CDS encoding radical SAM protein: MELGELVGRRPFPAAGLLLGLTRRCPLSCAHCSTGSSMTTRQEPDAARLVRFVGSFTRENRPDVVMLTGGEPLLLPALVEELSTRARAAGSRTALLSGMFFARSREIPPPVLRAVRSVDHFSASLDAHHEREIPRADVFRAMHRIRETGVAVSFHLTGTGADDPYLADITRAVDEEFGGRVPSLVNEVRAFGRAASWAAPARPGPDAGSVSPCAMAAWPVVAFDGAVLACCNQDTVDLRPAPAHLYLGHVDTDDWATVRGRALESPVLRMIRTVGPAHLAARAGASPDGGSYCHGCRSLGSDGRVADTARSVAAGAAGALLDLTAARRGAAEGPVGVVRHHGCAAYAPLVVARVPAGDGSR, encoded by the coding sequence ATGGAACTCGGCGAACTCGTCGGACGGCGGCCCTTCCCCGCCGCCGGCCTGCTGCTCGGCCTCACCCGGCGCTGCCCGCTGAGCTGCGCCCACTGCTCGACCGGCTCATCCATGACGACACGTCAGGAACCGGACGCGGCCCGGCTGGTGCGCTTCGTCGGCTCGTTCACCCGGGAGAACCGTCCCGACGTGGTGATGCTGACCGGTGGCGAACCGCTGCTGCTGCCCGCGCTCGTCGAGGAGCTGAGCACCCGGGCCCGCGCCGCCGGATCGCGTACGGCGCTGCTCAGCGGCATGTTCTTCGCCCGGTCCCGGGAGATCCCGCCGCCGGTCCTGCGCGCCGTCAGGAGCGTGGACCACTTCTCCGCCAGCCTCGACGCCCACCACGAGCGGGAGATCCCCCGGGCCGACGTGTTCCGCGCGATGCACCGGATCCGGGAGACGGGTGTGGCGGTGAGCTTCCACCTCACCGGTACGGGCGCCGACGACCCCTACCTCGCCGACATCACCCGCGCCGTCGACGAGGAGTTCGGCGGCCGGGTCCCCTCGCTGGTCAACGAGGTACGGGCGTTCGGCAGGGCCGCTTCCTGGGCCGCTCCCGCCCGCCCCGGCCCGGACGCCGGCTCGGTGTCCCCGTGCGCCATGGCCGCCTGGCCGGTGGTCGCCTTCGACGGCGCGGTGCTCGCCTGCTGCAACCAGGACACCGTGGACCTGCGGCCCGCCCCCGCGCACCTGTACCTGGGGCACGTCGACACCGACGACTGGGCGACCGTGCGCGGCCGGGCCCTGGAGTCACCGGTGCTGCGCATGATCCGCACGGTCGGTCCCGCCCACCTGGCCGCCCGCGCCGGGGCCTCCCCCGACGGTGGCTCGTACTGCCACGGATGCCGGTCCCTGGGGTCGGACGGCAGGGTCGCGGACACGGCCCGCTCGGTGGCGGCGGGCGCCGCCGGGGCGCTGCTGGACCTGACCGCGGCCCGCCGCGGGGCGGCGGAGGGGCCGGTGGGCGTCGTACGGCACCACGGCTGCGCCGCGTACGCGCCCCTGGTCGTGGCCCGCGTGCCCGCCGGGGACGGTTCCCGGTGA
- a CDS encoding EamA family transporter, producing the protein MRPSHIALAALVAAVWGVNFVVVELGLAHFPPLLFSALRFLVAALPAVFLVGRPTVAWKWIIGVGLALGVAKFGLLFIGMDRGMPAGLSSLVLQVQAVFTALFAALALGERPGGVKVLGMGIALAGIGVAAVDEGAGGPVLAFVLVILAAACWGVSNVITRKAAPPDSLNFMVWVSTVPVLPLLGLSLLFEGWDRDTEALSALDPAGAGTVLYVAWISTVFGFAAWGFLLRHHPASSVAPFTLLVPVFGMSSAALLLGEPVSPLRWCAAALLVGGVALTSLARPRAAAAPPPAEARGVRV; encoded by the coding sequence ATGCGTCCTTCCCACATCGCCCTGGCCGCGCTGGTCGCCGCCGTCTGGGGCGTGAACTTCGTCGTCGTCGAGCTGGGGCTCGCCCACTTCCCGCCCCTGCTCTTCTCGGCCCTGCGCTTCCTCGTCGCCGCGCTCCCCGCCGTCTTCCTCGTCGGGCGTCCCACCGTCGCCTGGAAGTGGATCATCGGGGTCGGTCTCGCGCTCGGCGTCGCCAAGTTCGGGCTGCTCTTCATCGGCATGGACCGGGGGATGCCCGCCGGGCTGTCCTCCCTCGTCCTCCAGGTCCAGGCCGTCTTCACCGCCCTCTTCGCGGCCCTGGCGCTCGGTGAACGGCCGGGCGGGGTGAAGGTCCTGGGCATGGGCATCGCACTCGCGGGTATCGGGGTGGCCGCCGTTGACGAGGGGGCGGGCGGGCCCGTGCTCGCCTTCGTCCTCGTGATCCTCGCCGCTGCATGCTGGGGCGTGTCCAACGTGATCACCCGCAAGGCCGCCCCGCCGGACTCCCTCAACTTCATGGTGTGGGTCTCGACCGTGCCGGTGCTGCCGCTGCTCGGCCTCTCCCTGCTCTTCGAGGGCTGGGACCGTGACACCGAGGCCCTGTCCGCGCTCGACCCGGCCGGCGCCGGAACCGTCCTCTACGTCGCCTGGATCTCCACCGTCTTCGGCTTCGCGGCCTGGGGCTTCCTGCTCCGCCACCATCCCGCCTCGTCCGTGGCCCCGTTCACCCTGCTGGTCCCCGTCTTCGGGATGTCCTCGGCCGCCCTCCTGCTGGGCGAGCCGGTCAGCCCCCTGCGCTGGTGCGCGGCGGCGCTGCTCGTCGGCGGGGTGGCGCTCACCTCGCTCGCCCGGCCCCGTGCCGCCGCGGCCCCACCGCCGGCGGAGGCCCGAGGGGTACGCGTCTGA
- a CDS encoding GAF domain-containing protein, which translates to MLPSPTVRPPGDAARHELLQSVVDVARAIFGAAASSVCLLDEEADELVFQAVSGEGEAFLVGRRFPAGRGIAGWVATSGEPMVVDDLSRNTSFDRSLAESTAYVPDALMAAPLISESRVLGVLEVLDPSPQARSGVRELDLLAMFARQAAAALRVLAPQAAATGGRALEGERREDALQLLGSLERLLRGTG; encoded by the coding sequence ATGCTCCCCTCCCCGACCGTCCGCCCCCCGGGTGACGCCGCCCGCCACGAGCTGCTTCAGTCCGTCGTCGACGTGGCGCGGGCGATCTTCGGGGCGGCGGCCAGCTCCGTCTGCCTGCTGGACGAGGAGGCGGACGAGCTGGTCTTCCAGGCGGTCTCCGGTGAGGGCGAGGCGTTCCTGGTGGGGCGCAGGTTCCCCGCGGGCCGCGGCATCGCCGGCTGGGTGGCGACGTCGGGTGAGCCGATGGTGGTGGACGACCTGAGCCGGAACACGTCGTTCGACCGCTCGCTGGCGGAGTCCACCGCGTACGTCCCGGACGCCCTGATGGCCGCCCCGCTGATCAGCGAGTCGCGCGTCCTCGGGGTGCTGGAGGTGCTGGATCCCTCCCCCCAGGCGCGGTCGGGCGTCCGCGAACTGGACCTGCTGGCGATGTTCGCCCGGCAGGCGGCGGCGGCGCTGCGGGTGCTCGCTCCGCAGGCGGCGGCCACCGGCGGGCGGGCCCTGGAGGGCGAACGCCGCGAGGACGCGCTCCAGTTGCTCGGCAGCCTGGAGCGACTGCTGCGGGGCACGGGCTGA
- a CDS encoding S8 family peptidase, with amino-acid sequence MGTVGTGTVPGQGLTWSLRGRGPDDVPVPADEGPPGGLPARQATGRGVRVCVVDSGVELDHPLVGPVESSWVVVKDPESGAVTVEPTDTGDTCGHGTACAGIIRRTAPDCEIHSVRVLGERFSGTGEVLMAGLRWAVEQRFDVVNLSLSTTRARFAPELHGLADRAYFGRTVIVASAHNTPVESYPWRFASVISVGSHQEDDELHLYNPEPPVEFFGPGQNVSVPWLGGRTIRTTGNSFATPYVAGLCARVLSGHPRMTAFQLKNALYLSAANVHADPRPSTAAGDTRDDSEN; translated from the coding sequence ATGGGAACCGTCGGAACAGGCACGGTCCCGGGGCAGGGACTCACCTGGAGCCTGCGCGGACGCGGCCCCGACGACGTACCGGTCCCCGCGGACGAGGGGCCGCCGGGCGGTCTGCCCGCACGGCAGGCGACCGGGCGCGGGGTGCGCGTCTGCGTGGTGGACTCCGGGGTGGAGCTCGACCACCCGCTGGTCGGCCCGGTGGAGAGTTCCTGGGTGGTGGTCAAGGACCCGGAGAGCGGGGCGGTCACGGTCGAGCCGACGGACACCGGCGACACGTGCGGGCACGGCACGGCGTGCGCGGGGATCATCCGCCGCACCGCGCCCGACTGCGAGATCCACAGCGTCCGGGTGCTGGGCGAGCGGTTCTCCGGTACCGGCGAGGTACTGATGGCCGGGCTCCGCTGGGCCGTGGAGCAGCGCTTCGACGTGGTGAACCTGAGCCTGTCGACCACGCGCGCCCGGTTCGCCCCGGAGCTGCACGGCCTCGCCGACCGGGCCTACTTCGGCCGCACGGTGATCGTCGCCTCCGCGCACAACACTCCCGTGGAGAGCTATCCCTGGCGGTTCGCCTCGGTGATCTCGGTGGGCAGCCACCAGGAGGACGACGAGCTCCACCTCTACAACCCCGAGCCCCCGGTGGAGTTCTTCGGTCCCGGCCAGAACGTGTCCGTGCCGTGGCTGGGCGGCCGGACGATCCGCACCACGGGGAACAGCTTCGCCACCCCGTACGTCGCGGGGCTCTGCGCCCGCGTCCTCTCAGGACATCCCCGCATGACGGCCTTCCAGCTCAAGAACGCCCTCTACCTCTCCGCGGCCAACGTGCACGCGGACCCGCGTCCTTCCACAGCGGCAGGAGACACCCGTGACGACTCCGAGAACTGA
- a CDS encoding iron-containing redox enzyme family protein: protein MSAPAPSSSARLRVTLGLLDGRLLGAMEHMWRAEELLPRYRRYLCAMHAVVRASVPLMERALERATLLDVCGDPLAGPLAAYLREHIKEEEGHDAWLLEDILAAGSRPGDALGPMPSPVVAALAGSQYYWVEHHHPVALLGYIAVLEGYAPAADLTSRIAATTGLPDAALRTVREHAALDTGHLDELYALLDRLPLTRGQESDVTVSALHSLDALTRLFVRLGRSGAAPPPRGAGPSTPTGVTP, encoded by the coding sequence GTGAGCGCCCCGGCGCCGAGTTCCTCGGCACGGCTGCGGGTCACCCTGGGGCTGCTGGACGGGCGGCTGCTGGGCGCCATGGAGCACATGTGGCGCGCCGAGGAACTGCTGCCGCGCTACCGGCGCTACCTGTGCGCCATGCACGCCGTGGTGCGGGCGTCCGTCCCCCTGATGGAACGCGCCCTGGAACGGGCCACGCTGCTGGACGTCTGCGGGGATCCGCTGGCCGGCCCGCTGGCGGCCTACCTGCGCGAGCACATCAAGGAGGAGGAGGGCCACGACGCCTGGCTGCTGGAGGACATCCTGGCGGCGGGCTCGCGGCCCGGCGACGCGCTCGGTCCGATGCCGTCCCCGGTCGTCGCGGCGCTCGCGGGCTCCCAGTACTACTGGGTCGAGCACCACCACCCGGTGGCCCTGCTCGGCTACATCGCGGTGCTGGAGGGATACGCGCCCGCCGCGGACCTGACGTCCCGGATCGCGGCGACGACCGGCCTGCCGGACGCCGCCCTGCGGACGGTGCGGGAGCACGCGGCGCTGGACACGGGGCACCTGGACGAGCTGTACGCCCTGCTGGACCGGCTGCCGCTGACCCGTGGCCAGGAATCGGACGTGACGGTCAGCGCCCTGCACTCCCTCGACGCGCTCACCCGGCTGTTCGTCCGGCTCGGGCGCTCCGGTGCGGCGCCGCCGCCCCGGGGGGCCGGACCCTCCACACCGACGGGAGTCACCCCATGA
- a CDS encoding adenylate/guanylate cyclase domain-containing protein, with translation MNCTTCRQDLPEDARFCSSCGTPCAVAAVPGEDERKPVTVLFCDLVGSTALSGVLDPETLRTVTLRYFEAMSAQIVARGGTPEKFIGDAVMAVFGVPVVREDDARRALAAALGMRDALAALNEELHGTLGIRLATRIGVNTGQVVAGGDASARQALVSGETVNIAARLEQHAGAGEILLGPDTLLAAGPTVSAEPTGPLRLKGKQDSVEAYRLLALGADDPELLRRFDVPFVGRRTERDALDAALSDTVRAGRTGLLRVVGEPGIGKTRLVREWLALRSASGALSYGAGRCRGHGDQGTLTPLADALRTLPALAAGQEAGTAGDAMALLSAGLLRDGTPNAPFEDMCAALATALGRAARERPFVLVLDDTHEAAPLLTRTLERLADGSGPAGVLIVCAGRPDGTESPADCLQLTGLPREESARLAGLLARLDGGAGPVDGRLLSRAEGNPLYLEQLLVDGRTDGPGAGLPPTLQALLGARIGALARTERTMVGLAAVIGREFTSAELLLLETSARLAELRGPAAVSVSTADRAQRLELIEEVLVALAGRRLVEPGTGPEPAAYRFSSGLVHEVTYASLSKRAKADRHAWAAELPAVLRAGDGAVGGHLERACRYRTELGLLDDRTLRLRGRAAAALGRAGAQAASRSDLAWADDLLERAVELDPDDAGSVRRLGEVRLALGRTASGASLLRRVAALDSASVESAHARLALAVLDPSGPGPGLTATARAVLPVFEAAGDAVGRARSHLRLAQHLQQAGRHEEAERDQACALEQAVLAGAEPERAGALGAIGISLWRGPVPAPEAVARCLGLLAAHGEGRPTVRLTLNCPLAVLYALQDRPGEAYACLSEARELAAKLRFAEAEVFLPVFRAAVEALLGHAGTALELLARADEAARRADAAGLRTAVALDAARIELDEGRAGRAGGWIAGLGEASELSPADAVDLNGLRGRLAAAAGRPAEAAGHADRAVRASLLTDSPLVRATAELDRARTLFALGRQAPALASARVAREHFVSKGHLPGARRAAGCVPDEAMVTTTERS, from the coding sequence ATGAACTGCACCACGTGCCGCCAGGACCTGCCGGAGGACGCCAGGTTCTGCTCGTCCTGCGGGACGCCGTGCGCCGTCGCCGCCGTGCCCGGGGAGGACGAACGCAAGCCGGTGACGGTGCTGTTCTGCGATCTCGTCGGCTCCACCGCACTGTCGGGGGTGCTGGACCCCGAGACCCTGCGCACGGTGACGCTGCGGTACTTCGAGGCGATGAGCGCGCAGATCGTGGCCAGGGGCGGTACTCCGGAGAAGTTCATCGGTGACGCGGTGATGGCGGTGTTCGGGGTGCCGGTGGTGCGGGAGGACGACGCCCGGCGGGCGCTGGCCGCCGCTCTCGGCATGCGGGACGCGCTGGCGGCGCTCAACGAGGAGCTGCACGGCACGCTGGGCATCCGCCTCGCCACCCGGATCGGTGTCAACACCGGCCAGGTGGTGGCCGGCGGCGACGCGTCGGCCCGTCAGGCGCTGGTGTCCGGGGAGACCGTGAACATCGCCGCGCGCCTGGAACAGCACGCCGGGGCCGGTGAGATCCTCCTCGGCCCGGACACCCTGCTCGCCGCCGGGCCCACGGTCTCCGCCGAGCCCACCGGGCCGCTCCGGCTCAAGGGCAAGCAGGACAGTGTGGAGGCCTACCGGCTGCTGGCCCTCGGCGCGGACGACCCGGAGCTGCTGCGCCGCTTCGACGTGCCCTTCGTCGGGCGCCGTACCGAGCGGGACGCGCTGGACGCCGCCCTGTCGGACACGGTGCGCGCGGGGCGGACCGGGCTGCTGCGCGTCGTCGGCGAGCCCGGCATCGGCAAGACCCGGCTGGTACGGGAGTGGCTGGCCCTGCGGTCCGCCTCGGGGGCCCTCTCCTACGGCGCCGGCCGGTGCCGCGGACACGGGGACCAGGGCACGCTCACCCCCCTCGCCGACGCCCTGCGCACCCTGCCGGCCCTCGCCGCCGGCCAGGAGGCCGGGACGGCCGGCGACGCGATGGCCCTGCTGTCGGCGGGGCTGCTGCGCGACGGTACGCCCAACGCCCCGTTCGAGGACATGTGCGCGGCGCTGGCGACGGCGCTGGGCCGTGCGGCCCGGGAGAGGCCCTTCGTGCTGGTGCTCGACGACACGCACGAGGCGGCGCCCCTGCTGACGCGCACCCTGGAGCGGCTGGCGGACGGCTCGGGGCCCGCCGGTGTGCTGATCGTGTGCGCGGGCCGGCCGGACGGGACGGAGAGCCCCGCGGACTGCCTCCAGCTCACCGGCCTGCCCCGGGAGGAGAGTGCCCGGCTCGCCGGTCTGCTGGCGCGGCTCGACGGCGGTGCGGGACCGGTGGACGGACGGCTCCTGTCCCGTGCCGAGGGCAACCCGCTCTACCTCGAACAGCTCCTCGTCGACGGCCGTACGGACGGCCCCGGGGCCGGGCTGCCTCCCACGCTCCAGGCTCTGCTGGGCGCCCGGATCGGGGCGCTGGCCCGGACCGAACGGACCATGGTCGGCCTCGCCGCCGTGATCGGCCGCGAGTTCACCTCGGCGGAGCTCCTGCTGCTGGAGACGTCCGCGCGTCTGGCGGAACTCCGGGGCCCGGCGGCGGTGAGCGTGTCCACCGCCGACCGGGCGCAGCGGCTGGAGCTCATCGAGGAGGTGCTGGTGGCGCTGGCCGGGCGGCGGCTGGTGGAGCCGGGTACGGGGCCGGAGCCGGCGGCGTACCGGTTCAGCAGCGGGCTGGTGCACGAGGTGACGTACGCGTCGCTGTCCAAGCGTGCCAAGGCGGACCGTCATGCCTGGGCGGCCGAACTCCCCGCGGTGCTGCGGGCCGGTGACGGGGCCGTCGGCGGCCATCTCGAACGGGCCTGCCGCTACCGGACGGAGCTCGGCCTGCTCGACGACCGGACCCTGCGGCTGCGCGGGCGGGCCGCCGCCGCGCTGGGCCGCGCCGGGGCACAGGCGGCGTCCCGGTCGGACCTCGCCTGGGCGGACGACCTGCTGGAGCGGGCGGTCGAGCTCGATCCGGACGACGCGGGCTCGGTCCGCAGGCTCGGCGAGGTCCGGTTGGCGCTGGGGAGGACCGCGAGCGGGGCGTCACTGCTGCGCCGCGTGGCCGCACTGGACTCGGCGTCGGTGGAGTCCGCGCACGCCAGGCTCGCGCTCGCGGTGCTGGACCCCTCGGGTCCCGGCCCCGGGCTCACGGCGACGGCGCGGGCGGTGCTGCCGGTCTTCGAGGCGGCGGGCGACGCGGTCGGCCGGGCCAGGTCCCATCTGCGGCTGGCCCAGCACCTCCAGCAGGCCGGCCGGCACGAGGAGGCGGAACGCGACCAGGCGTGCGCCCTGGAGCAGGCGGTCCTGGCCGGGGCGGAACCGGAACGGGCCGGGGCGCTCGGGGCCATCGGCATCTCGCTGTGGCGCGGCCCCGTACCGGCCCCCGAGGCGGTGGCCCGCTGCCTGGGTCTGCTGGCCGCGCACGGGGAGGGCCGCCCGACGGTCAGGCTGACCCTGAACTGCCCCTTGGCGGTGCTGTACGCGCTCCAGGACCGGCCCGGCGAGGCGTACGCCTGCCTCTCCGAGGCCCGGGAGCTGGCCGCGAAGCTGCGGTTCGCCGAGGCGGAGGTGTTCCTGCCCGTCTTCCGGGCCGCCGTCGAGGCACTGCTCGGACACGCCGGCACGGCGCTGGAGCTGCTGGCCCGGGCCGACGAGGCGGCCCGGCGTGCCGACGCGGCGGGGCTGCGGACCGCCGTGGCGCTGGACGCGGCCCGGATCGAGCTGGACGAGGGGCGGGCCGGGCGGGCGGGCGGCTGGATCGCGGGCCTGGGAGAGGCGTCGGAGCTGAGCCCGGCGGACGCCGTCGACCTGAACGGACTCCGGGGCCGCCTGGCCGCCGCGGCCGGACGGCCGGCGGAGGCCGCGGGCCACGCGGACCGGGCCGTACGGGCGTCGCTGCTCACGGACTCCCCGCTGGTCCGGGCGACGGCCGAACTGGACCGGGCCCGCACCCTGTTCGCGCTGGGGCGGCAGGCCCCCGCGCTGGCCTCGGCGCGTGTCGCGCGGGAGCACTTCGTGAGCAAGGGGCACCTGCCGGGGGCCCGCCGGGCCGCCGGCTGCGTGCCGGACGAGGCCATGGTCACCACGACGGAGAGGAGCTGA
- a CDS encoding aroma-sacti cluster domain-containing protein, translating into MTRPSEGNGAPRGPGEGGRPPLPDALYEAGLPVDMLTDEQRLVLSELTEEELAVLLDIKSRLDAVEPEVQAHGEIAGGALF; encoded by the coding sequence ATGACCCGACCATCCGAAGGCAACGGCGCCCCCCGCGGGCCCGGCGAGGGTGGACGGCCCCCGCTGCCGGACGCGTTGTACGAGGCCGGTCTGCCGGTGGACATGCTCACCGACGAACAGCGCCTGGTGCTCAGCGAGCTCACGGAGGAGGAGCTCGCCGTGCTGCTCGACATCAAGAGCCGGCTGGACGCGGTGGAACCCGAGGTCCAGGCCCACGGCGAGATCGCCGGCGGCGCCCTGTTCTGA